A single region of the Mechercharimyces sp. CAU 1602 genome encodes:
- a CDS encoding transglycosylase domain-containing protein: protein MKKAPQVGFWRMMRRYLLLFRSMITKKWLFFVAGVSFSLLLIALATVALTAKIYDLDEMQQMQFASTLYEAKGQPALTMGDSNREHIALEDIQTPLLVKTVLAVEDSRFYEHNGVDYYGIVRALTVNARTLKPAEGGSTITMQVARNTILHSRKKRMVRKIREVFISWNLERRYSKDEILESYLNYIYLGNNVRGIKMAAKIYFDKDLSTDKLEPHEIAMLASLPKGPDIYNPYKNPKLAKERRNTVLAVMANSGLITIEEKKKYQAADLGVNPDYLSKHIKNDPYQAYVDLVVQEAAERYEMEAEEFVNGGYKVYTALRPSIQTSLEESLDANETYQGQNNLNSGAIMLDPSTGEIVSVGGGRNYKHGYTHGALLRRQPGSTIKPITVYSPLIEEHGYNEYTQVSDDPYHIGDWKPQNADQTTHGSVYLKTAVAQSYNITAARLLHEVVGEDKAYTYGSTAGLTLDEKDRSPAALSLGGLTYGVTTKEMAEAYSALANGGEKTEAHAIRQIVDADGNEIQPKTERKTIQWISKKSAYYMTRLLQYAVDHGTGNNAKLADGRVAAGKTGTTQNSDVGWFVGYTPELVMAVMVYQEDPTQQSTLAGGTIPAHIFQKTMSRTLEGEPIRSFRNPGVPLPQPPFQLQQVQDLQGSYTQSSQSISLTWSDQGKRVAYEVQRSIQNQDWETLTTVDKGSYTDTLKDADLPTPSEDEEEWAYSYRVIAIDQQSGKTSSPSNLYQVTLTARIIDDETNEEEPPPTEGEGSIDPEHDL from the coding sequence ATGAAAAAGGCACCGCAAGTAGGTTTTTGGCGTATGATGCGCCGCTACCTTTTATTATTTCGCAGTATGATCACAAAAAAATGGTTATTCTTCGTAGCAGGGGTTTCCTTCTCTTTGTTATTGATTGCATTGGCTACAGTTGCCCTCACCGCGAAAATTTATGATCTAGATGAGATGCAACAAATGCAATTTGCCTCCACCCTCTATGAAGCAAAGGGACAACCAGCACTAACTATGGGCGATAGTAACCGTGAGCACATAGCGCTCGAAGATATACAAACCCCTCTGCTCGTAAAAACCGTGTTAGCTGTGGAGGATTCACGCTTCTATGAACATAATGGTGTTGACTATTATGGTATCGTTCGCGCGCTCACCGTTAATGCTCGTACTTTAAAACCTGCTGAAGGGGGAAGTACGATCACAATGCAGGTAGCACGCAACACCATTCTCCACAGTCGTAAAAAAAGAATGGTACGGAAAATCCGAGAGGTGTTTATTTCTTGGAACTTAGAGCGACGCTACAGTAAAGATGAGATCCTAGAATCATATTTAAATTACATATACTTAGGAAACAATGTCCGCGGCATCAAGATGGCGGCAAAGATATACTTTGATAAAGATTTAAGCACAGATAAGCTTGAGCCACATGAAATTGCCATGCTAGCCAGCCTACCCAAAGGTCCAGATATTTACAATCCATATAAAAACCCCAAATTAGCGAAAGAACGTCGAAACACTGTGCTTGCCGTCATGGCTAACTCAGGTCTGATAACCATTGAGGAGAAGAAAAAGTATCAGGCAGCTGACTTAGGTGTAAATCCTGATTACCTCTCCAAACATATAAAAAATGACCCATATCAAGCATATGTAGACCTTGTCGTTCAAGAAGCCGCTGAGCGTTACGAGATGGAAGCTGAAGAGTTTGTTAATGGAGGCTATAAAGTGTATACCGCTCTCCGTCCTTCTATCCAAACCTCTTTAGAAGAGAGTCTTGATGCAAATGAAACATATCAAGGACAAAACAACCTCAATAGTGGAGCAATCATGCTTGATCCTTCAACAGGGGAGATTGTCTCCGTCGGTGGTGGTCGCAATTATAAACACGGATATACGCATGGTGCCTTGTTGCGTCGTCAGCCCGGTTCCACCATCAAACCGATTACTGTCTATTCTCCACTCATTGAGGAACATGGATACAACGAATATACTCAAGTCTCTGATGACCCTTATCACATCGGAGACTGGAAGCCGCAAAATGCCGATCAGACAACACACGGTAGTGTATATCTTAAAACTGCGGTTGCCCAATCGTATAATATTACGGCCGCCCGCTTACTTCATGAAGTCGTTGGTGAAGATAAAGCATATACGTATGGCTCAACAGCTGGCCTGACCTTAGACGAGAAAGATCGCTCACCCGCCGCCTTATCCCTCGGCGGTCTCACTTATGGCGTAACGACAAAAGAAATGGCTGAGGCTTACAGTGCGTTAGCCAATGGCGGAGAGAAGACAGAAGCTCACGCTATCCGTCAAATCGTAGATGCTGATGGGAATGAAATTCAACCGAAAACAGAGCGTAAAACGATTCAATGGATCAGTAAAAAATCGGCCTATTATATGACTCGTCTATTACAATACGCTGTCGATCATGGTACGGGTAATAATGCTAAATTAGCAGACGGCCGTGTTGCCGCAGGAAAAACGGGAACTACACAAAACAGCGATGTTGGTTGGTTTGTTGGCTATACACCTGAACTAGTGATGGCGGTCATGGTGTATCAAGAGGATCCTACACAACAATCAACACTTGCTGGGGGAACAATCCCTGCTCATATCTTTCAGAAGACCATGAGTCGCACCTTGGAAGGGGAGCCCATTCGCTCATTCCGAAACCCAGGGGTTCCTCTACCGCAACCTCCTTTTCAACTACAACAGGTACAAGATTTACAAGGCTCTTATACCCAGAGTTCACAATCTATCTCCTTAACATGGAGTGACCAAGGCAAACGAGTTGCATACGAGGTACAGCGTTCAATCCAAAATCAAGATTGGGAAACCCTTACTACCGTAGATAAGGGAAGTTATACTGATACTTTAAAGGATGCCGACCTCCCCACTCCTTCAGAAGATGAGGAAGAGTGGGCATACAGCTATCGCGTCATTGCTATCGACCAACAAAGTGGCAAGACATCCTCACCATCCAATCTATATCAAGTCACGTTAACAGCTCGCATCATCGACGATGAAACAAATGAGGAAGAGCCCCCTCCCACTGAGGGAGAAGGCTCTATCGATCCTGAACATGATTTATGA
- the zapA gene encoding cell division protein ZapA, with amino-acid sequence MSKNKLHVEIYDRTYSLTGKASPGYMREVARLVDEKMHTIAQSNERLDTTRIAVLSAVNIADEYMKLQREHEEILHLIEDEEL; translated from the coding sequence ATGAGCAAAAACAAACTACATGTAGAAATTTATGATCGTACCTATTCACTTACGGGTAAGGCGAGTCCCGGATATATGCGTGAAGTGGCTCGACTGGTCGATGAAAAGATGCATACGATCGCGCAATCGAATGAACGGCTGGATACAACTCGAATTGCAGTATTATCAGCTGTAAATATAGCGGATGAATATATGAAATTACAGCGTGAACATGAAGAGATATTACATCTGATTGAGGATGAGGAACTCTAA
- the pheT gene encoding phenylalanine--tRNA ligase subunit beta, translating into MKISTRWLQEVVSVQDIAVDKIADKCTFGGIEVEGVESRNKGVSKVLLGRVVSVKAHPDADKLRICFVDIGEEEDRQIVCGAPNVAEGQWVPVAIEGARLPGGMKIKRSKLRGVESRGMICSAKEIGLEEKLLPKGKEEGILVLNESDAPVGTPITDVLELDDQIMELGLTPNRSDCLSMWGMAYEVAALFERDLSIPQAEELQPGIGAVEHIEIHLQAEEECPLYAGQVVDVKIAPSPQWMQNRLMAMGIRPVNNVVDITNYVMLEYGQPLHAFDYDRINAQKIKVRHAFAEERIQTLDGVERILDEEMLVIADGQDEPLALAGIMGGSSSEVTAETTRVLVESAYFTPTMVRQTSRKLGLRTEASNRFDKGVDPERVIPALQRTVQLLVELAGGSVRSSVTSQHVGGIEDVTISLKHERLTTLLGVQIHPEEVEKIFHRLRFDVKREGEQYFVTVPSRRQDVTLDVDLIEEVARLYGYDRLPTTLPWGKQSPGGLTKDQQMRRVIRQTLRSMGMHEVKTYSLTKETAGKEMASITGKEQPKPIPVMMPMSREHSVLRTSLLPHLIEVASYNIKRQHERVSLFEIGRTYINEKDDLLEQPYERWELSGLLTGDLIPSNWNMSSPPIDFFVAKGVLHTLFMRLGIEEVEYQAAQPVGFHPGRTAQMVLAGEVIGLIGQLHPLVADQHGLEDTVICQIDLSLLFQVAGPQIKFEALKRHPAVSRDLALVVGEDVPSAQIETAILSVGGEWLERVNLFDVFAGNQIGAGKKSVAYALTYRHPERTLTDEEVHQMHGKIVQHITETLGAELRQ; encoded by the coding sequence ATGAAAATATCAACCCGATGGTTACAAGAAGTGGTGTCTGTACAGGATATAGCGGTAGATAAGATTGCTGATAAATGTACCTTTGGCGGAATTGAGGTAGAGGGAGTAGAATCGCGCAATAAAGGAGTTTCAAAAGTCTTATTAGGACGGGTTGTTTCTGTAAAGGCTCATCCTGATGCAGATAAATTACGAATTTGTTTCGTAGATATAGGCGAAGAGGAAGATCGACAAATTGTGTGTGGCGCTCCCAACGTGGCAGAAGGGCAGTGGGTGCCTGTTGCAATAGAAGGGGCACGCCTTCCTGGTGGTATGAAGATTAAGCGTTCTAAATTGCGTGGTGTTGAGTCTCGCGGGATGATCTGCTCGGCGAAAGAGATCGGACTGGAAGAGAAACTTTTACCGAAGGGAAAGGAAGAAGGAATTCTCGTTTTAAATGAGAGCGATGCGCCTGTAGGAACTCCGATTACAGATGTGTTGGAACTGGATGATCAGATAATGGAACTAGGACTTACCCCTAATCGCTCTGACTGTCTTTCCATGTGGGGAATGGCATATGAAGTAGCGGCTCTCTTTGAACGGGATCTTTCTATACCACAAGCGGAAGAACTCCAGCCTGGTATAGGTGCGGTGGAACATATTGAGATCCACTTACAGGCGGAAGAAGAATGTCCGTTGTATGCAGGCCAAGTGGTTGATGTGAAGATTGCTCCCTCACCACAATGGATGCAAAACCGGTTGATGGCGATGGGGATTCGCCCAGTGAATAACGTTGTTGATATTACAAACTATGTGATGTTAGAGTATGGTCAACCGCTACACGCGTTTGATTATGATCGTATTAATGCTCAAAAAATTAAGGTGCGGCATGCGTTTGCTGAAGAGAGAATACAAACTTTGGATGGAGTAGAGCGCATCCTGGATGAGGAAATGTTGGTGATAGCTGATGGGCAAGATGAACCGCTTGCGTTGGCGGGTATTATGGGGGGATCTTCCTCTGAAGTAACAGCGGAAACGACTCGTGTGTTAGTAGAATCAGCTTACTTCACCCCAACCATGGTAAGACAAACTTCGCGCAAATTAGGTTTGCGTACTGAAGCGAGCAATCGCTTTGATAAGGGTGTTGACCCTGAACGTGTGATTCCAGCACTACAGCGAACGGTTCAATTACTAGTGGAACTGGCAGGAGGGAGTGTACGTTCTTCTGTGACCTCGCAACATGTTGGCGGGATTGAAGATGTGACCATTAGTCTAAAGCATGAGCGCTTAACGACTTTGTTGGGTGTACAAATTCATCCTGAAGAGGTGGAAAAAATCTTTCACCGGCTCCGTTTTGATGTTAAGCGGGAAGGGGAGCAATACTTTGTAACGGTACCTTCACGTCGTCAAGATGTAACACTAGATGTTGATTTGATCGAGGAAGTGGCGCGTCTTTACGGATACGATCGCCTTCCTACCACGTTACCTTGGGGAAAACAATCTCCTGGGGGATTGACGAAAGACCAGCAGATGCGGCGTGTGATACGTCAAACTCTTCGTTCGATGGGGATGCATGAAGTAAAAACTTATTCATTGACGAAAGAGACAGCTGGGAAAGAGATGGCATCGATTACAGGAAAGGAACAACCTAAACCCATTCCCGTGATGATGCCGATGAGTCGGGAGCATAGTGTATTGCGCACCAGTCTGTTGCCTCACTTGATTGAGGTGGCTTCGTATAATATTAAGCGGCAACATGAACGGGTATCGTTATTTGAGATTGGCCGCACGTACATTAATGAAAAGGACGATTTATTAGAGCAACCATATGAACGGTGGGAATTATCAGGTTTGTTGACTGGGGATTTAATTCCTTCTAACTGGAATATGAGCTCTCCTCCGATCGATTTTTTTGTTGCCAAGGGTGTGCTCCATACTCTCTTTATGCGTTTGGGTATCGAAGAGGTTGAATACCAGGCTGCACAGCCAGTAGGGTTTCATCCAGGTCGAACAGCACAGATGGTACTTGCTGGAGAGGTGATTGGATTGATAGGTCAATTACACCCTCTTGTAGCAGATCAGCATGGCTTGGAAGATACTGTTATATGCCAAATTGATCTTAGTTTACTGTTTCAAGTGGCAGGCCCACAGATTAAATTTGAAGCGCTAAAGCGTCATCCAGCAGTATCGCGTGACTTGGCATTGGTTGTAGGAGAAGATGTCCCTTCAGCTCAGATTGAAACAGCAATCTTAAGTGTTGGTGGAGAGTGGTTGGAGCGTGTCAACTTGTTTGATGTATTTGCGGGTAACCAAATTGGTGCTGGTAAAAAAAGTGTGGCATATGCGCTAACTTATCGCCATCCAGAGCGGACGCTGACGGACGAAGAGGTTCATCAAATGCATGGGAAAATCGTACAACATATAACAGAAACACTGGGAGCAGAGCTCAGGCAATAA
- a CDS encoding CvpA family protein produces the protein MNVLDGLIICFIGIRLLRGYRLGFVLQVASMINMMIAVLFAYSFKDDFVPILKRIFSLPQAIDSKGLSGFIPVEDVVYHLLAFFFLYVMMKVMLSLVTSAINRLTQLPVLSTLNGLSGLALASLQAVFILLIGLNLFSVLPHDEVQVWLHQSVLAPYFLQWGPELVNMLLLTISS, from the coding sequence ATGAATGTGCTCGATGGCTTGATTATATGTTTTATTGGGATTCGTTTGCTTCGTGGCTATCGACTGGGATTTGTATTGCAGGTTGCGTCTATGATTAATATGATGATAGCTGTTCTATTTGCATACTCCTTCAAAGATGATTTCGTCCCGATACTCAAGCGGATATTTTCTCTCCCTCAAGCGATCGACAGTAAAGGGTTGTCCGGTTTCATACCTGTTGAAGACGTGGTGTACCATCTGCTCGCATTTTTCTTTTTATATGTGATGATGAAAGTGATGTTATCGTTGGTAACTTCCGCTATCAATCGGTTGACACAGCTGCCAGTGCTCTCTACTCTCAACGGATTGAGTGGATTAGCGCTTGCCTCGTTGCAAGCTGTATTTATTCTATTGATTGGCCTTAATCTATTTAGTGTTCTACCACATGACGAAGTTCAGGTATGGTTACATCAATCAGTATTGGCTCCTTATTTTTTACAATGGGGACCAGAGTTAGTTAATATGTTATTATTAACGATCAGCTCATAA
- the pheS gene encoding phenylalanine--tRNA ligase subunit alpha, whose protein sequence is MQERLEEIKQNTLSQLATASDLEQVKELRVKVLGKKGEITQVLRGMGSLSAEERPRVGQLANRLRQEVEAAIETKEKELEKQAMQQRLQEEKVDVTLPGVPRPLGAIHPLTAVIEQVEDIFIGMGFAVAEGPEVEQDYYNFEALNVPKDHPARDMQDTFYLTEDLLLRTQTSPVQIRTMRKKEGHVPIRIICPGTVYRRDDDDATHSHQFMQIEGLVVDRGVSMTELKGTLLAFVKQMFGEEQSIRLRPSYFPFTEPSVEVDIRCMKCNGGGCRICKETGWIEILGAGMVHPHVLRSSGYDEKRYTGFAFGIGVERVAMLKYGVDDIRHFYTNDLQFLRQFRSV, encoded by the coding sequence ATGCAAGAGCGCTTAGAAGAGATTAAGCAAAATACATTGTCACAGCTCGCTACAGCTTCGGATCTGGAGCAAGTGAAAGAGTTACGTGTAAAGGTACTCGGAAAAAAGGGGGAGATTACGCAAGTATTGCGTGGGATGGGTAGTTTGTCCGCGGAAGAGAGACCGCGTGTGGGGCAATTAGCCAATCGTTTGCGGCAAGAAGTAGAGGCAGCTATAGAGACGAAAGAGAAAGAATTGGAAAAACAAGCGATGCAACAACGTTTGCAGGAGGAGAAGGTAGATGTTACATTGCCAGGTGTTCCTCGCCCTCTAGGGGCTATTCACCCTTTAACTGCAGTGATCGAACAAGTAGAAGATATATTTATCGGAATGGGCTTTGCGGTAGCTGAAGGACCTGAAGTGGAACAAGATTACTATAACTTTGAAGCTCTCAACGTACCGAAAGACCATCCAGCTCGCGATATGCAAGATACATTTTATTTGACAGAGGATTTATTGCTTCGTACTCAGACATCGCCAGTGCAAATTCGTACGATGCGTAAGAAAGAAGGTCATGTGCCGATTCGTATCATCTGTCCAGGTACCGTGTATCGTCGAGACGATGATGATGCTACCCATTCTCATCAATTTATGCAAATTGAGGGATTGGTAGTGGATCGGGGTGTATCGATGACAGAGTTAAAAGGTACCTTACTTGCTTTTGTAAAGCAGATGTTCGGCGAAGAACAATCCATTCGATTGCGTCCCAGTTATTTCCCCTTCACGGAGCCCAGTGTAGAAGTAGACATCCGCTGTATGAAGTGTAATGGTGGAGGATGCCGAATCTGTAAAGAGACAGGATGGATTGAGATTTTGGGAGCAGGAATGGTTCACCCCCATGTGTTGAGAAGTAGTGGTTATGATGAGAAGCGTTATACAGGATTTGCTTTCGGTATTGGAGTGGAGCGAGTGGCAATGCTGAAATATGGAGTGGACGACATTCGGCATTTCTATACCAATGATCTTCAATTTTTACGTCAATTCCGGTCAGTATAA